In Vicingus serpentipes, the following are encoded in one genomic region:
- a CDS encoding Bax inhibitor-1/YccA family protein gives MENNNLFNDPIQRTESSFTGENAIAKSFLSNVFAYMASALTITGAIAYWFGTDMDLISMLFNAEGGMNALGYIVTFAPFGFVLLISAGFQKFSSTVLLGLFLIYSLLMGLSLSTIFLVYTGSSIFTTFFITAATFAVMAVLGYTTKTDLTKFGSILMMALIGIIIASVVNIFMGNAMMDLIISVLGVLIFTGLIAYDVQKLKRIGSGQEYGHEMTNKLAIMGALSLYLDFVNLFLFMLRFLGDRK, from the coding sequence ATGGAAAATAACAATTTATTTAACGACCCTATTCAACGAACAGAAAGTAGTTTTACGGGTGAAAATGCGATTGCTAAATCATTCTTATCAAATGTGTTTGCATACATGGCATCTGCTCTAACAATAACCGGAGCTATTGCTTATTGGTTTGGTACTGATATGGATTTAATTTCTATGCTCTTTAATGCTGAAGGAGGAATGAATGCTTTAGGATATATCGTTACGTTTGCTCCTTTTGGATTTGTTTTATTAATTTCTGCAGGGTTTCAAAAGTTTTCTTCAACAGTTCTATTAGGTTTATTTCTAATTTACTCGCTATTAATGGGATTGAGCTTAAGTACCATCTTTTTAGTTTATACTGGTAGTTCAATTTTTACTACATTTTTTATTACCGCTGCAACTTTTGCTGTTATGGCAGTTTTAGGGTATACTACTAAAACCGACTTAACCAAATTTGGTTCAATTCTAATGATGGCTTTAATTGGTATCATCATCGCAAGTGTTGTAAACATTTTTATGGGTAATGCTATGATGGATTTAATTATTAGTGTCTTAGGTGTTTTAATTTTTACAGGATTAATTGCCTACGATGTGCAAAAATTAAAAAGAATTGGAAGTGGCCAGGAATATGGGCATGAAATGACAAATAAACTTGCAATTATGGGTGCTTTAAGTTTATATCTAGACTTTGTAAACCTATTTTTATTCATGCTTCGTTTTTTAGGAGATAGAAAATAA
- the sucD gene encoding succinate--CoA ligase subunit alpha, producing the protein MSVLVNKNSKVIVQGFTGGEGTFHASQMIEYGTNVVGGVTPGKGGQKHLDRPVFNTVEDAVKETGADVSILFVPPAFASDAILEAADAGIKVIICITEGIPVKDMIPVKEYLKDKDCRLIGPNCPGVMTPDGAKVGIMPGFIFKAGNIGIVSKSGTLTYEAADQVVKAGLGISTAIGIGGDPIIGTTTQEAIELFMNDPETEGIVMIGEIGGNLEANAAEWIKANGTKPVVGFIAGETAPAGRTMGHAGAIVGGENDTAQAKKRIMRECGITVVDSPADIGAAMAELMKVNA; encoded by the coding sequence ATGAGTGTATTAGTAAACAAAAATTCAAAAGTTATCGTTCAAGGTTTTACTGGTGGGGAAGGAACTTTCCATGCTAGTCAAATGATTGAATATGGTACAAACGTTGTTGGTGGTGTAACTCCTGGTAAAGGTGGTCAAAAACACTTAGACAGACCTGTGTTTAATACTGTAGAAGATGCTGTAAAAGAAACTGGTGCTGATGTTTCAATTTTATTTGTACCTCCTGCTTTTGCTTCAGATGCAATATTAGAAGCTGCTGATGCAGGTATTAAAGTAATTATCTGTATTACTGAAGGTATTCCCGTAAAAGATATGATTCCTGTTAAGGAATATTTAAAAGATAAAGATTGTAGATTAATTGGACCTAACTGTCCTGGAGTTATGACTCCTGATGGAGCAAAAGTTGGTATTATGCCAGGTTTTATTTTTAAAGCTGGAAATATTGGTATTGTTTCTAAATCAGGTACTTTAACTTACGAAGCTGCTGACCAAGTTGTAAAAGCTGGTTTAGGAATTTCTACTGCAATTGGTATTGGTGGTGATCCAATTATTGGAACAACTACTCAAGAAGCAATTGAATTATTCATGAACGATCCAGAAACTGAAGGGATAGTAATGATTGGTGAAATAGGTGGTAACTTAGAAGCTAACGCAGCTGAATGGATTAAAGCTAATGGCACTAAACCAGTTGTTGGTTTTATTGCTGGAGAAACTGCTCCTGCTGGTAGAACAATGGGGCATGCAGGTGCTATTGTCGGTGGTGAAAATGATACTGCTCAAGCTAAGAAAAGAATAATGAGAGAATGTGGTATTACAGTTGTTGATTCTCCTGCTGACATAGGTGCTGCTATGGCTGAATTAATGAAAGTAAACGCGTAA
- the fabG gene encoding 3-oxoacyl-[acyl-carrier-protein] reductase, translating into MKLLEGKVAVITGATRGIGKGVAEVFAKNGANIAFTYVSSDEKARVFEQELNAYGIKAKGYKSNAADYNAAEKFINDVVEEFGRIDAIVNNAGITRDGLLMRMSEENWDEVMNVNLKSVFNITKAALKTLLKQRSGSIINMSSVVGIEGNAGQSNYAASKAGAIGFTKSIAQEIGSRNIRCNAICPGFIETEMTAELDETVKAGWINDIPMKRGGTPEDVANAALFLASDLSQYITGQTLNVCGGMQT; encoded by the coding sequence ATGAAATTATTAGAAGGAAAAGTTGCTGTTATTACTGGTGCTACAAGAGGTATTGGTAAAGGTGTAGCTGAAGTTTTCGCTAAAAATGGTGCCAATATTGCTTTTACTTATGTTTCTTCAGATGAAAAAGCAAGAGTGTTTGAACAAGAGTTAAACGCATATGGAATTAAAGCAAAAGGTTACAAATCAAATGCTGCTGATTATAATGCTGCTGAAAAATTCATCAATGATGTAGTTGAAGAATTTGGTAGAATTGATGCGATTGTAAATAACGCTGGTATTACTCGCGATGGTTTATTGATGCGTATGAGTGAAGAAAATTGGGACGAGGTTATGAATGTTAACTTAAAGTCTGTTTTTAACATTACAAAAGCTGCTTTAAAAACATTATTAAAACAACGTTCTGGTTCTATTATAAACATGAGTTCAGTTGTTGGTATTGAAGGAAATGCTGGTCAATCTAATTATGCTGCTTCTAAAGCTGGTGCAATTGGGTTTACTAAATCTATAGCTCAAGAAATTGGGTCAAGAAATATTCGCTGTAATGCTATTTGCCCTGGTTTTATTGAAACTGAAATGACTGCCGAATTAGACGAAACAGTTAAGGCTGGTTGGATTAATGATATACCAATGAAAAGAGGTGGAACACCAGAAGATGTTGCTAACGCTGCATTATTCTTGGCTTCTGATTTATCGCAATACATTACCGGACAAACATTAAATGTTTGTGGTGGAATGCAAACTTGA
- a CDS encoding glycosyltransferase family 4 protein produces the protein MSKKLNILFLASWYPNNLLPFNGNFIQKHAQAVSKFCNVSVLHIIAHNQDEKFKIDTAENNNVYEVIVYYRKINSNSPIHQFQKLKRRQEAHLLGYKTILEKVRHIDITHLNVVFPAGSFALYLKKKFNIPFIISENWTALLENTPTQLGTITKKIVQKTLDNADVLCPVSEDLKQALQKLTANLNYQIVPNVVNTNTFTFKEHSAENKILHISNLKDEHKNITGILDTIKELSKTRNDFFITIAGNGDYHFFNQYALKIGIQENLFKIEGAKSTEEVAQLMQSHNLFLLYSNYENLPCVISEALVTGMPVLTSKAGGTAEMITDENGIVVPPKNNKILLEKLNYMLDNLANYNCKEISKNGINIYSYEAVGKQFLAIYTKLLSK, from the coding sequence ATGAGCAAAAAACTAAACATACTATTTCTTGCATCTTGGTACCCAAATAACCTGTTACCATTTAATGGCAACTTCATCCAGAAGCATGCTCAAGCAGTATCAAAGTTTTGTAATGTTTCTGTTTTGCATATTATTGCTCATAATCAAGACGAAAAATTTAAAATCGATACAGCAGAAAACAATAATGTTTATGAAGTGATTGTTTATTATAGAAAGATTAATAGCAACTCTCCTATTCATCAGTTTCAAAAATTAAAAAGAAGACAAGAGGCACATTTATTAGGGTATAAAACCATCTTAGAAAAAGTAAGACATATAGATATCACCCATTTAAATGTTGTTTTCCCTGCTGGTAGTTTTGCATTATATCTTAAAAAGAAGTTCAATATTCCTTTCATAATTAGTGAAAACTGGACAGCGTTATTAGAAAACACACCAACACAATTAGGAACCATCACAAAAAAGATTGTTCAAAAAACATTAGACAATGCCGATGTTTTATGTCCCGTTTCTGAAGATTTGAAACAGGCTTTACAAAAATTAACAGCAAACCTTAATTATCAAATTGTTCCAAATGTGGTAAACACAAATACCTTTACTTTCAAAGAACATTCTGCAGAAAATAAGATATTACACATCTCTAATTTAAAAGACGAGCATAAAAATATAACGGGAATTTTAGATACCATAAAAGAACTAAGCAAAACTAGAAACGACTTTTTTATTACCATTGCTGGAAATGGCGATTATCATTTTTTTAATCAATACGCATTAAAAATTGGTATCCAAGAGAACTTATTTAAAATTGAGGGAGCAAAAAGTACTGAAGAAGTTGCCCAATTAATGCAATCACACAATTTGTTTTTATTGTATAGCAATTACGAAAACTTACCCTGTGTAATTTCTGAAGCTTTGGTAACTGGAATGCCTGTTTTAACATCTAAAGCTGGAGGAACTGCAGAAATGATTACCGATGAAAACGGAATTGTTGTACCTCCTAAAAACAATAAAATACTATTAGAGAAGTTAAACTACATGCTCGATAATTTAGCAAACTATAATTGTAAAGAAATTTCAAAAAATGGTATCAATATATACAGCTATGAAGCTGTTGGTAAACAGTTTTTAGCTATTTACACTAAATTGTTGAGCAAATAG
- a CDS encoding asparagine synthase-related protein, with amino-acid sequence MYGFTIIYNSTSKFSIENSKSISYKNHSFFYEQSSKFLNDKIFTETPDFIIGIDGVILNLSQLKKQHNIIDYTALIIHLFDLDKQFFKQFKGDFSGFIFNKNTEELICFTNHIGSQKLFYSQLDSSTIVSHRLETVTQFRKENRLNVVAAYELMTFGGMIENKTLATDVYRLLGGEQLTVTPTSFKVSKYLDFNFVKATDTDSKKAIQKLDELFTSLITLEYEKDKEYGYEHFATLSGGLDSRMNVMAANRMGYQTHNFCFSQSNYDDHKIAEQISNDLNNKFSFISLDNAEYLTQLDENIEIYDGLIFYLASAHYNYTLNNLDREKSGLIHTGQIGDAILGGFVSLSKPNYFSSMMSKKLEHKLAPIDTSKYASEETFKLYNRLFNVTTAGCYVSSHHQSYIVAPFLDPEFIALCLSLHPNLKKEGKIYLEWINKLRPEVAKYKWEKTGFRPDAQWKNKLSQYSKKVKITYYTVTNQQHKTSMNPYDYWYNNNKEVALFFENTFKNQIDCISNSELKKDVCFLFETGNTIEKSMVLTLLSTIKKLKIKA; translated from the coding sequence TTGTACGGTTTTACTATCATATACAATAGCACATCGAAATTTTCAATTGAAAATTCAAAATCGATTTCATATAAAAACCATTCTTTTTTTTACGAGCAGAGCAGCAAGTTTTTAAACGATAAAATCTTTACTGAAACGCCTGATTTTATAATTGGTATTGATGGTGTTATTTTAAACTTATCTCAGCTTAAAAAGCAACATAATATAATTGATTATACAGCTCTTATCATTCATTTGTTTGATTTAGACAAACAGTTTTTTAAGCAGTTTAAAGGTGATTTTTCAGGTTTTATATTTAATAAGAATACTGAAGAGTTAATTTGTTTTACTAACCATATAGGTTCGCAAAAACTATTTTATAGCCAACTTGATAGCAGTACTATTGTAAGTCATCGATTAGAAACAGTAACTCAATTTAGAAAAGAGAACCGTTTAAATGTTGTTGCTGCTTATGAGTTAATGACTTTTGGTGGTATGATTGAAAACAAAACATTAGCAACAGATGTTTATCGTTTATTGGGTGGAGAGCAACTTACTGTCACTCCTACATCATTTAAAGTATCGAAATATTTAGATTTTAATTTCGTTAAAGCCACTGATACTGACAGCAAAAAAGCCATTCAAAAACTTGACGAGTTGTTTACTTCATTAATAACTCTTGAATACGAAAAAGATAAAGAATACGGTTACGAACACTTTGCAACATTAAGCGGCGGTTTAGACTCTCGAATGAATGTAATGGCTGCAAACAGAATGGGTTACCAAACACATAACTTTTGTTTTTCACAATCGAATTATGACGACCATAAAATAGCTGAACAAATTAGCAACGACCTCAATAATAAGTTTTCGTTTATCTCCTTAGATAATGCTGAATACTTAACGCAATTGGATGAAAATATAGAAATTTATGATGGTTTAATTTTTTACTTAGCATCTGCTCATTATAACTATACACTTAACAATTTAGATAGAGAAAAATCTGGATTAATACATACCGGACAAATTGGCGATGCAATTTTAGGTGGCTTTGTTTCTTTAAGCAAACCCAACTATTTTTCATCAATGATGTCAAAAAAATTGGAACATAAGTTAGCTCCAATTGACACTTCAAAATACGCTTCAGAAGAAACATTTAAACTTTATAACAGATTATTTAATGTAACTACGGCTGGATGCTATGTTTCATCTCATCATCAATCGTATATAGTTGCTCCGTTTTTAGATCCTGAATTTATTGCGTTGTGTTTATCCTTACATCCTAACTTAAAGAAAGAAGGAAAAATCTATTTAGAATGGATAAATAAATTAAGACCAGAAGTGGCTAAATACAAATGGGAAAAAACAGGTTTTAGACCTGATGCACAATGGAAAAACAAATTGAGTCAGTACTCTAAAAAGGTAAAGATAACTTATTATACTGTTACTAACCAACAACATAAAACCAGTATGAATCCTTATGACTACTGGTACAACAACAATAAAGAGGTTGCTTTATTTTTTGAGAATACTTTTAAAAATCAAATCGATTGTATAAGCAACAGCGAACTAAAAAAAGATGTGTGCTTCTTATTTGAGACTGGAAATACCATTGAAAAGTCGATGGTTTTAACCTTACTTAGCACAATTAAAAAACTGAAAATTAAAGCTTGA